Genomic window (Polaribacter batillariae):
CATCAATTAATGCTTTTACACTTTCAATTGTATCTATATCTTTTACAGTTTTGTCTTTTCGCCAACGTTTCATTCTTGGAAAACGTAAGGCAACTCCACTTTTGTGTCTTTTACTGTATGCGATTCCTTCAAAAGCAATTTCGAAAACCAATTCTGGTTTTACGGTTCTTACAGGTCCGAATTTTTCGATGGCATTTTTATTTACCCATTTAGAAATTTGTGTAATTTCTACATCAGTTAATCCTGAATAGGCTTTTGCTACGGTTACTAATTTGTCTTTATTTTTTACTGCAAACGTATAATCTGTGTATTTAGAACTTCTTCTTCCACTTCCTTTTTGGGCATAAATCATTACTGCATCAATCGTTAAGGGATCTACTTTCCATTTCCACCAATCGCCTTTTTTTCTTCCAACATGATAAATGGACGATTTTTTCTTCAACATTAAACCTTCAGAATTAAAACTTCTTGCCACATTTCTTAACGCATCTAATTCGTTCCAATTTTTAAAATCGATAACTTCTGATAATTTTAAAATATCACTGGTATTTTGTTTGAATAATTCTTCTAATTTAATTCGTCTTTCTTCCATCGAAAAAGTTCGCAAATCGACTTCATTTATTTCTAAAATATCATAAATATACAAACCAACAGGTACTTCTTCTAATAATTTTTTGGTTACATTTTTACGATTTAATCTTTTTTGTAAATCGTTAAAAAGTAATACAGCACTGTCTTTTATTGCCAAAATTTCTCCATCGATTACAAAACTGCCTTCTAATTGAGCAACTGCTTCTACCAATTCTGGGAATTGTTCTGTTACTAATTCTTCTCCTCTACTCCATATAAAAACCTCTTCTTTTCTTTTGATGATTTGTCCGCGAATTCCATCCCATTTATATTCTACTTGCCACTCATTTGTTTCGCCTAAATCTTCTAATTCTTTTTCTAAAGAATAGGCCAAACAAAACGGATAAGGTTTTGAATTATCGTAATTGATATGTTCGCCATTTAATAAATCATTAAAAGTGATAGAATTTGGCGTCCAATTTCCAATAATACTATGCATTAGTTGGTTGGCATCAATTCTTGATAATTTTGCCAATGCATTTACCAATGTTTTTTTAGAAACTCCAATTCTGAAACTTCCGCCAATCAATTTATTAAAAATCAACCGTTCTTGAGCTTCTAATCCGTTCCAAGCTTCTAAAACATAGGCCTTTTTTTCTTCGTCTGTTTTTTGTTTTAGGTTGATGAGTTCATCCATCCAAATATGTAATGGTTTTTCAATTTTATATTCGGGATTTGGCAATAAAAGTGCAATCGTTTCACCTAAATCTCCAACAGATGCATAACTTTCTAAAAAAAGCCATTCAGGAAGTTGTGTAATTTCCATTACCCAACTTTTCATCAAATTCGATTTTACAGGTCTTGAAGGTCTTTTTCCAGTAAACAATGCGATTAGCCATAATTTATCTTTGTCTGGAGCAGTTCTAAAATAATTGACCAATGCATCAATTTTTGCATTGGTTTTGTTGGTGATTTCAATCGCGCTAATTAAGTTGGAAAAGTCTTTCATAAATCCGCTTTTTCAGTTTTAATTGCTACTTCACTTGCCAATTCATCATTACCAAACTCGGTTTTTAATTCGTGTGCTTCAATACCAATTTCATTCAAATATTTAGAAAAAACAGCTTGTGAACCATGAGTTACATACACTTTTTGGGCTTCAGTGGCTTTTACGGCTTCCAATAAACCATCCCAATCTGCGTGATCGCTAACTGCAAAACCTGCATCCGCACCTTTCCATCTTCGGTTTCCAC
Coding sequences:
- a CDS encoding ATP-dependent DNA ligase, which produces MKDFSNLISAIEITNKTNAKIDALVNYFRTAPDKDKLWLIALFTGKRPSRPVKSNLMKSWVMEITQLPEWLFLESYASVGDLGETIALLLPNPEYKIEKPLHIWMDELINLKQKTDEEKKAYVLEAWNGLEAQERLIFNKLIGGSFRIGVSKKTLVNALAKLSRIDANQLMHSIIGNWTPNSITFNDLLNGEHINYDNSKPYPFCLAYSLEKELEDLGETNEWQVEYKWDGIRGQIIKRKEEVFIWSRGEELVTEQFPELVEAVAQLEGSFVIDGEILAIKDSAVLLFNDLQKRLNRKNVTKKLLEEVPVGLYIYDILEINEVDLRTFSMEERRIKLEELFKQNTSDILKLSEVIDFKNWNELDALRNVARSFNSEGLMLKKKSSIYHVGRKKGDWWKWKVDPLTIDAVMIYAQKGSGRRSSKYTDYTFAVKNKDKLVTVAKAYSGLTDVEITQISKWVNKNAIEKFGPVRTVKPELVFEIAFEGIAYSKRHKSGVALRFPRMKRWRKDKTVKDIDTIESVKALIDAC